The Apium graveolens cultivar Ventura chromosome 11, ASM990537v1, whole genome shotgun sequence genome has a window encoding:
- the LOC141698394 gene encoding urease accessory protein G, whose protein sequence is MASEDHHMHDHEHDHHHHDHHHHTHDKSEGNSATSWVGKDGKIYHSHDGLAPHSHEPIYSPGFFTRRAPLLVNRDFNERAFTIGIGGPVGTGKTALMLALCKYLRDKYSLAAVTNDIFTKEDGEFLVKNGALPEERIRAVETGGCPHAAIREDISINLGPLEELSNLYKADMLLCESGGDNLAANFSRELADYIIYIIDVSGGDKIPRKGGPGITQADLLVINKTDLAAAIGADLGVMERDSLRMRDGGPFVFAQVKHGVGVEEIVNHIIQSWEAATGKKRH, encoded by the exons ATGGCTTCAGAAGATCATCATATGCATGACCATGAACATGACCATCACCACCATGATCATCATCATCATACCCATGA CAAATCTGAAGGCAACTCAGCTACATCATGGGTAGGCAAAGATGGGAAGATTTATCATAGCCATGATGGTCTAGCACCACATTCACATGAGCCCATTTACTCACCTGGGTTTTTTACAAGAAGGGCACCTCTACTTGTCAATAGAGATTTCAATGAAAGAGCCTTCACTATTGGTATTGGTGGTCCTGTTGGAACTGG GAAAACAGCTCTAATGCTTGCTTTGTGCAAGTACTTGAGGGATAAGTACAGTCTTGCTGCG GTTACAAATGATATATTTACAAAAGAGGATGGTGAGTTCTTGGTTAAAAACGGAGCACTTCCCGAGGAAAGAATTCGTGCTGTTGAGACAGGAGGATGTCCTCATGCTGCTATTCGGGAAGACATCAGCATTAATCTTGGTCCACTTGAGGAGCTCTCAAACTTGTACAAAGCTGATATGCTTCTTTGTGAATCTGGAGGAG ACAATCTGGCTGCCAATTTTAGCAGGGAACTGGCTGATTACATAATATATATAATAGATGTATCTGGCGGTGACAAAATTCCACGAAAGGGAGGCCCTGGCATTACACAAGCTGACCTCCTT GTAATTAACAAGACGGACCTTGCAGCAGCTATTGGAGCTGATTTAGGGGTTATGGAGCGTGATTCACTACGTATGCGGGATGGTGGACCATTTGTTTTTGCTCAG GTGAAGCATGGAGTTGGTGTAGAAGAAATAGTGAACCACATTATACAGTCTTGGGAAGCTGCAACCGGGAAGAAGCGTCACTAG
- the LOC141696533 gene encoding uncharacterized protein LOC141696533: MVTEAAMVMDFIDTSDEPQGRGSRPEKSPNHHRQRLSRALCTQDSYWHQKTDAIGLLELLPQQKMTDALRMLAYGAATDQCDEIYLRRLLARGEQRGFPGMIGSIDCMHWEWKNCPNGWGGAYSGRKGRPTIILEVVASYDTWVFHTFFGVPGAQNDINVIGQSPVFDKVIARNSPTVVFHVNGKRYNNAYYLADGIYPRYSTFVKTISNPATQSQKLFAKKQEAYRKM, encoded by the exons ATGGTCACCGAAGCGGCAATGGTGATGGATTTCATCGACACTTCAGATGAACCACAAGGACGTGGCTCACGGCCTGAAAAATCTCCCAATCATCATAGACAAAGGTTGTCGAGAG CTCTTTGCACTCAAGATTCTTATTGGCATCAAAAAACAGATGCAATTGGATTATTGGAGTTGCTACCCCAACAAAAAATGACTGATGCATTACGAATGCTAGCTTACGGCGCAGCAACTGATCAATGTGACGAAATAT ATTTAAGAAGGCTTTTAGCAAGAGGCGAACAAAGAGGATTTCCAGGTATGATTGGAAGTATCGATTGTATGCATTGGGAGTGGAAGAATTGTCCAAATGGATGGGGTGGAGCTTATAGTGGTCGAAAAGGACGTCCGACTATCATTCTAGAGGTTGTCGCTTCCTATGACACGTGGGTGTTTCACACCTTTTTTGGTGTTCCTGGAGCTCAAAATGATATTAACGTTATAGGTCAGTCTCCCGTATTTGATAAAGTTATCGCAAGAAATAGCCCAACAGTGGTGTTTCACGTCAATGGCAAAAGATACAATAATGCTTATTATCTTGCCGATGGAATTTATCCTAGGTATTCGACATTTGTAAAAACCATATCAAATCCTGCCACTCAATCACAAAAATTGTTTGCTAAGAAACAGGAAGCATATCGCAAGATGTAG
- the LOC141697600 gene encoding large ribosomal subunit protein eL20: MVNYKFHQYQVVGRALPSEKDEHPKIYRMKLWATNEVRAKSKFWYFLRKLKKVKKSNGQMLAINEIFEKNPTTIKNYGIWLRYQSRTGYHNMYKEYRDTTLNGGIEQMYTEMGSRHRVRNHCIQIIKTATIPAKLCKRESTKQFHNSKIKFPLVSKKVRPPSRKLKTTYKASKPNLFV, translated from the exons ATGGTGAATTACAAG TTTCATCAGTATCAGGTTGTGGGGAGAGCTCTACCATCGGAGAAAGATGAGCATCCTAAGATTTACAGGATGAAGCTTTGGGCCACTAATGAAGTTCGCGCCAAATCTAAGTTTTG GTACTTTTTGAGGAAGTTGAAGAAGGTGAAAAAGAGTAATGGTCAGATGCTTGCTATTAACGAG ATTTTCGAGAAAAACCCTACAACAATCAAGAACTATGGCATTTGGTTGAGGTACCAGAGTCGGACTGGATATCACAACATGTACAAAGAGTACCGTGACACTACTCTGAATGGTGGTATTGAGCAGATGTACACCGAAATGGGTTCTCGCCATAGGGTCCGTAACCACTGCATCCAAATCATTAAGACGGCCACCATTCCTGCCAAGCTCTGCAAGAGGGAAAGTACCAAACAGTTCCACAACTCAAAGATTAAGTTCCCATTGGTCTCCAAGAAGGTTAGGCCACCATCCCGAAAGCTGAAGACCACATACAAGGCATCCAAACCCAACCTATTTGTGTAA
- the LOC141697820 gene encoding purine permease 21-like isoform X2: MATLVINAGFPILLPIYFFSRNQESSDTKQVSSATLATVYISFGIFLAAVSMLYAVGLWILPVSIYTLICASQLGFNALFSFFLNSQKLTPFILNSIALLTISSMLLVFAPDDSLDSSTDNNKYALGFLCTLGASAGYALLLALTQLYFQKIIKTTTFRVVVDMTICQCAVATCVVLIALFVSGEWKTMHREMREFELGSVSYVMILVWTAVFWQVFAIGVIALIYKVSSLFSNVICALGFPVVLVLAVFILNDKMNGVKVISLVLAILGLVSYLYQHYLDDLKAKAKSIDVNQASEPLSKP; encoded by the coding sequence ATGGCAACACTGGTTATCAATGCAGGATTTCCTATTCTCCTACCTATATACTTTTTTTCTCGCAATCAAGAAAGTTCAGATACGAAACAAGTTTCATCTGCAACACTTGCAACAGTTTACATCTCTTTTGGTATATTTTTGGCAGCAGTTAGTATGTTGTATGCAGTTGGACTGTGGATTCTTCCTGTATCGATATACACTCTCATTTGTGCAAGTCAATTAGGATTCAACGCGTTATTTTCCTTTTTCCTTAATTCCCAGAAGTTAACTCCTTTCATTTTAAACTCCATAGCCCTACTAACAATTTCCTCAATGCTCCTTGTTTTCGCACCTGATGATTCTTTGGACTCTAGTACAGATAATAACAAGTATGCACTTGGATTCTTATGCACTCTTGGTGCATCAGCTGGTTATGCATTGTTACTCGCATTAACACAGCTTTACTTTCAGAAGATCATTAAAACTACAACTTTTCGGGTTGTAGTGGATATGACTATATGTCAATGTGCAGTTGCAACATGTGTGGTTCTCATAGCACTTTTTGTGAGCGGAGAGTGGAAGACTATGCACAGAGAAATGAGAGAGTTTGAATTAGGAAGCGTGTCGTATGTGATGATTTTGGTGTGGACTGCAGTGTTTTGGCAAGTATTCGCCATAGGTGTTATAGCATTGATTTATAAGGTGTCTTCTCTGTTTTCCAATGTTATTTGTGCGTTGGGTTTCCCGGTTGTTCTTGTTCTGGCCGTGTTCATATTAAATGACAAGATGAATGGAGTGAAAGTGATTTCATTAGTTTTGGCCATTTTGGGCCTTGTTTCGTATTTGTATCAACATTATCTAGACGACTTGAAGGCTAAGGCTAAAAGCATAGATGTTAATCAAGCGTCGGAACCCTTAAGTAAACCATGA
- the LOC141697820 gene encoding purine permease 21-like isoform X1, with product MDDLLLVEEGKATNLTENLYASIKKKLTHYSWWLEVILYTIFVLGSQSIATILGRLYYDKGGNSKWMATLVINAGFPILLPIYFFSRNQESSDTKQVSSATLATVYISFGIFLAAVSMLYAVGLWILPVSIYTLICASQLGFNALFSFFLNSQKLTPFILNSIALLTISSMLLVFAPDDSLDSSTDNNKYALGFLCTLGASAGYALLLALTQLYFQKIIKTTTFRVVVDMTICQCAVATCVVLIALFVSGEWKTMHREMREFELGSVSYVMILVWTAVFWQVFAIGVIALIYKVSSLFSNVICALGFPVVLVLAVFILNDKMNGVKVISLVLAILGLVSYLYQHYLDDLKAKAKSIDVNQASEPLSKP from the exons ATGG ATGATCTACTGCTTGTAGAAGAAGGTAAAGCAACAAATTTAACTGAAAATTTATATGCAAGTATCAAGAAGAAGCTTACACATTATAGCTGGTGGCTTGAAGTGATTCTCTATACAATTTTTGTTCTTGGCAGCCAATCAATTGCTACGATATTGGGAAGACTTTACTATGACAAAGGCGGAAACAGCAAGTGGATGGCAACACTGGTTATCAATGCAGGATTTCCTATTCTCCTACCTATATACTTTTTTTCTCGCAATCAAGAAAGTTCAGATACGAAACAAGTTTCATCTGCAACACTTGCAACAGTTTACATCTCTTTTGGTATATTTTTGGCAGCAGTTAGTATGTTGTATGCAGTTGGACTGTGGATTCTTCCTGTATCGATATACACTCTCATTTGTGCAAGTCAATTAGGATTCAACGCGTTATTTTCCTTTTTCCTTAATTCCCAGAAGTTAACTCCTTTCATTTTAAACTCCATAGCCCTACTAACAATTTCCTCAATGCTCCTTGTTTTCGCACCTGATGATTCTTTGGACTCTAGTACAGATAATAACAAGTATGCACTTGGATTCTTATGCACTCTTGGTGCATCAGCTGGTTATGCATTGTTACTCGCATTAACACAGCTTTACTTTCAGAAGATCATTAAAACTACAACTTTTCGGGTTGTAGTGGATATGACTATATGTCAATGTGCAGTTGCAACATGTGTGGTTCTCATAGCACTTTTTGTGAGCGGAGAGTGGAAGACTATGCACAGAGAAATGAGAGAGTTTGAATTAGGAAGCGTGTCGTATGTGATGATTTTGGTGTGGACTGCAGTGTTTTGGCAAGTATTCGCCATAGGTGTTATAGCATTGATTTATAAGGTGTCTTCTCTGTTTTCCAATGTTATTTGTGCGTTGGGTTTCCCGGTTGTTCTTGTTCTGGCCGTGTTCATATTAAATGACAAGATGAATGGAGTGAAAGTGATTTCATTAGTTTTGGCCATTTTGGGCCTTGTTTCGTATTTGTATCAACATTATCTAGACGACTTGAAGGCTAAGGCTAAAAGCATAGATGTTAATCAAGCGTCGGAACCCTTAAGTAAACCATGA
- the LOC141698596 gene encoding F-box/kelch-repeat protein At3g23880-like translates to MMFDLVPVIFYSVISNMYLLVTYVINLMYLSTKFFSQSENENHIVCESSGNRIICESSDNRKICESSGRQTCIHDLPKDLFIEVLLRLPVKSLLRFKVVCKAWRSCISNPKFVKRHVASTTKNPNNDFFILHSRDGDQLLAINVNFPHRTISLKIPMPASDYFDCFDIIGSCNGLLCVALKCNGNELPTKLYLWNPANGKLKQISKYSIKFKPNSDDYRVSVGFGYDYTSGDYKVVRIVTYQRYFEFGVRVVIDNSIKHRVEVYSLNKDSWKEIKVDSKFRSPYWLVGGNCPIIVNGSPYWLVGRDSGSSWDLLSFNMQSEEFSTILLPGGLSSSIIEIIEFKDSVAIIESRLTVRTDIWTLDADRCFNKTIAINRLLIRSIVGCLKTGEFVGISSSNELVLYDSVNDAVIIPSQRRMDANRYYNFRSYNYSESLVNLI, encoded by the coding sequence ATGATGTTTGATCTTGTCCCTGTGATCTTTTATTCGGTGATCTCGAATATGTATTTACTAGTTACGTATGTGATCAACCTGATGTACTTATCAACTAAGTTTTTCTCACAATCAGAAAACGAAAATCATATTGTCTGCGAATCATCCGGTAATCGAATAATCTGTGAATCATCGGATAATCGTAAAATCTGTGAATCATCAGGTAGACAAACATGCATACATGATCTTCCTAAAGATTTATTCATTGAAGTTCTTTTACGACTACCCGTCAAATCTCTCCTTCGTTTCAAAGTAGTATGCAAGGCATGGAGATCCTGTATCTCAAACCCTAAATTCGTAAAAAGACATGTTGCCAGCACCACGAAAAACCCTAATAATGACTTCTTTATCCTCCACAGCCGTGATGGTGATCAACTTCTTGCGATTAACGTAAATTTTCCCCACAGGACTATTAGCTTAAAAATCCCTATGCCTGCTTCTGATTATTTTGATTGTTTCGATATCATTGGATCCTGTAACGGTTTGCTTTGCGTTGCTTTGAAGTGCAACGGAAACGAACTGCCAACAAAATTATATCTTTGGAATCCTGCTAATGGAAAATTGAAACAGATAAGTAAGTACTCCATCAAATTTAAACCGAACTCGGATGATTATCGTGTTTCTGTAGGCTTTGGTTATGATTATACCAGCGGTGACTACAAGGTTGTCAGGATTGTAACATATCAGCGTTATTTTGAATTTGGAGTCAGAGTTGTAATTGATAATTCTATTAAACATCGAGTTGAAGTCTACTCGCTGAATAAGGATTCCTGGAAAGAAATTAAGGTGGATTCAAAGTTTAGATCACCTTATTGGTTAGTAGGAGGCAATTGTCCAATAATTGTGAATGGATCGCCTTATTGGTTAGTAGGACGCGATTCAGGCTCCTCGTGGGATTTGCTTTCGTTCAATATGCAAAGTGAGGAATTTTCCACAATTTTATTGCCTGGTGGATTGTCTTCTTCCATAATTGAAATAATTGAATTTAAGGATTCTGTTGCCATTATTGAGAGTCGCTTGACAGTGCGCACTGATATCTGGACACTAGATGCTGACAGGTGTTTTAATAAAACGATCGCCATCAATAGACTACTTATCAGAAGTATAGTTGGATGTCTGAAGACCGGTGAATTCGTAGGAATAAGTTCATCTAATGAACTAGTCTTATATGACTCTGTGAATGATGCGGTAATTATACCCAGTCAGCGGAGAATGGACGCTAATCGCTATTACAACTTTAGAAGTTACAATTACAGTGAGAGTCTGGTAAATTTGATTTAA